One stretch of Equus caballus isolate H_3958 breed thoroughbred chromosome 24, TB-T2T, whole genome shotgun sequence DNA includes these proteins:
- the NEK9 gene encoding serine/threonine-protein kinase Nek9: MSVLGEYERHCDSINSDFGSESGGGGDSGPGPSASPGPRAGGGAAEQEELHYIPIRVLGRGAFGEATLYRRTEDDSLVVWKEVDLTRLSEKERRDALNEIVILALLQHDNIIAYYNHFMDNTTLLIELEYCNGGNLYDKILRQKDKLFEEEMVVWYLFQIVSAVSCIHKAGILHRDIKTLNIFLTKANLIKLGDYGLAKKLNSEYSMAETLVGTPYYMSPELCQGVKYNFKSDIWAVGCVSFELLTLKRTFDATNPLNLCVKIVQGIRAMEVDSSQYSLELIQMVHACLDQDPEQRPTADELLDRPLLRRRRREMEEKVTLLNAPTKRPRSSTVTEAPIAVVTSRTSEVYVWGGGKSTPQKLDVIKSGCSARQVCAGNTHFAVVTVEKELYTWVNMQGGTKLHGQLGHGDKASYRQPKHVEKLQGKAIRQVSCGDDFTVCVTDEGQLYAFGSDYYGCMGVDKVAGPEVLEPMQLNFFLNNPVEQVSCGDNHVVVLTRNKEVYSWGCGEYGRLGLDSEEDYYTPQKVDVPKALIIVAVQCGCDGTFLLTQSGKVLACGLNESNKLGLNQCMCGIINHEAYHEVPYTTSFTLAKQLSFYKIRTIAPGKTHTAAIDERGRLLTFGCNKCGQLGVGNYKKRLGINLLGGPLGGKQVIRVSCGDEFTIAATDDNHIFAWGNGGNGRLAMTPTERPHGSDICTSWPRPIFGSLHHVPDLSCRGWHTILIVEKVLNSKTIRSNSSGLSIGTVVQSSTPGGGGGGAGREEEDSQQESETPDPSGGFRGTMEADRGMEGLVSPTEAMGISSGASSSCPGWLRKELENAEFIPMPDSPSPLSAAFSESEKDTLPYEELQGLKVASEAPSEHKPPVGAWPPRLNPAGTCAGKGAPLPPPACACSTLRVEVERLQGLVVACLAEQQKLQQENLQIFTQLQTLNKKLEGGQQVGMHSKGTQTAKEEMEMDPKPDLDSDSWCLLGTDSCRPSL; encoded by the exons ATGTCGGTGCTGGGCGAGTACGAGCGACACTGCGATTCTATCAACTCGGACTTTGGGAGCGAGTCCGGGGGTGGCGGGGACTCGGGCCCGGGGCCCAGCGCCAGTCCGGGGCCGCGAgccggcggcggcgcggcggagCAGGAGGAGCTGCACTACATCCCCATCCGCGTCCTGGGCCGCGGCGCCTTCGGGGAGGCCACGCTGTACCGCCGCACCGAG GATGACTCACTGGTTGTGTGGAAGGAAGTTGATTTGACCCGACTGTCTGAGAAGGAACGTCGTGATGCCTTGAATGAGATTGTTATTCTGGCCCTGCTGCAGCATGACAACATCATTGCCTACTACAATCACTTCATGGACAATACCACCCTACTGATTGAGCTGGAATATTGTAATG GAGGGAACCTGTATGACAAAATCCTTCGTCAGAAGGACAAGTTGTTTGAGGAAGAG ATGGTGGTGTGGTACCTATTTCAGATTGTTTCAGCAGTGAGCTGTATCCATAAAGCTGGAATCCTTCATAG agatataaagacattaaatatttttctgacaaAGGCAAACCTGATAAAACTTGGAGATTATGGCCTAGCAAAGAAACTTAATTCTGAGTATTCCATGGCTGAGACG cTTGTAGGAACTCCATATTATATGTCTCCAGAGCTGTGCCAAGGAGTAAAGTACAATTTCAAGTCTGATATCTGGGCAGTAGGTTGCGTCAGTTTTGAACTGCTTACTCTAAAGAGAACGTTTGATGCTACA AATCCACTCAACCTGTGTGTGAAGATTGTACAAGGAATCCGGGCCATGGAAGTTGATTCTAGCCAGTACTCTTTGGAACTGATCCAAATGGTCCATGCGTGCCTCGACCAG GATCCTGAGCAGAGACCCACTGCAGATGAACTTCTGGATCGCCCCCTTCTCAGGAGACGCAGGAG AGAGATGGAGGAAAAAGTCACACTCCTTAACGCACCTACAAAAAGACCAAG GTCAAGCACTGTGACTGAAGCACCCATTGCTGTGGTAACATCTCGAACCAGTGAAGTCTATGTATGGGGTGGTGGAaaatccactccccagaaactgGATGTCATCAAGAGTGGCTGTAGTGCCCGGCAGGTGTGTGCAGGGAATACCCACTTTGCTGTGGTCACAGTGGAGAAGGAACTGTACACCTGGGTG AACATGCAGGGGGGTACTAAACTCCATGGTCAGCTGGGCCATGGAGACAAAGCCTCCTACCGACAGCCAAAGCATGTGGAAAAGTTGCAAGGCAAAGCCATCCGCCAGGTGTCATGTGGTGATGATTTCACTGTCTGTGTGACAG aTGAGGGTCAACTCTATGCCTTTGGATCTGATTATTATGGCTGCATGGGGGTGGACAAGGTTGCCGGCCCCGAAGTACTAGAACCCATGCAGCTAAACTTCTTCTTGAACAATCCAGTGGAGCAGGTCTCCTGTGGAGATAATCATGTGGTGGTTTTGACACGAAACAAAGAAGTCTATTCTTGGGGCTGTGGCGAATATG GAAGACTGGGATTGGATTCAGAAGAGGATTATTATACACCACAAAAG gtGGATGTTCCAAAGGCTTTGATTATTGTTGCAGTTCAGTGTGGCTGTGATGGGACATTTCTGCTGACCCAGTCAGGCAAAGTGCTGGCCTGTGGACTCAATGAGTCCAACAAGTTGGGTCTGAATCAGTGCATGTGTGGAATCATCAACCATGAG GCATACCATGAAGTTCCCTACACAACCTCCTTTACCTTGGCCAAACAGTTGTCCTTTTATAAGATTCGTACAATTGCCCCAGGCAAGACTCACACCGCTGCTATTGATG AGCGAGGCCGGCTGCTAACCTTTGGCTGCAACAAGTGTGGACAACTGGGTGTTGGGAATTATAAGAAGCGGCTAGGAATCAACTTGTTGGGGGGACCACTAGGTGGGAAGCAAGTGATCAGGGTCTCCTGCGGTGACGAGTTTACCATTGCTGCCACGGATG ataaTCACATTTTTGCCTGGGGCAATGGTGGTAATGGTCGCCTGGCGATGACCCCCACAGAGAGACCACATGGCTCTGATATCTGTACCTCATGGCCTCGGCCTATTTTTGGATCTTTGCATCACGTACCAGACCTATCTTGCCGTGGTTGGCACACCATTCTCATTGTTG AGAAAGTATTGAATTCTAAGACCATCCGTTCCAATAGCAGCGGCTTATCCATCGGAACTG TGGTTCAGAGCTCTACCccaggaggcggcggcggcggtgctGGGCGAGAAGAGGAGGACAGTCAGCAGGAATCGGAAACTCCTGATCCAAGTGGAGGCTTCCGAGGAACAATGGAAGCAGACCGAGGAATGGAAGGTTTAGTCAGTCCCACGGAAGCCATGGGGATCAGTAGTGGGGCCAGCAGCTCCTGTCCTGGCTGGCTTCGAAAG GAGCTGGAAAATGCAGAATTCATCCCCATGCCTGACAGCCCATCTCCCCTAAGTGCAGCTTTTTCAGAATCTGAGAAAGATACCTTGCCTTATGAAGAGCTGCAAGGACTCAAAGTGGCCTCTGAAGCTCCTTCAGAACATAAGCCTCCAGTAGGAGCCTGG CCACCCCGGCTGAACCCCGCAGGAACGTGTGCTGGGAAAGGAGCGCCATTGCCGCCTCCTGCCTGTGCTTGCAGCACTCTACGTGTGGAGGTGGAGAGGTTGCAGGGGCTGGTGGTAGCATGTCTGGCTGAACAACAGAAGCTACAGCAAGAAAACCTCCAGATTTTCACCCAGCTACAGACGCTGAACAAGAAATTAGAAGGAGGGCAGCAG GTGGGGATGCATTCCAAAGGAACTCAGACAGcaaaggaagagatggaaatgGATCCAAAGCCTGACTTAGATTCAGATTCCTGGTGCCTCCTGGGAACAGACTCCTGTCGACCCAGCCTCTAG